Part of the Mixophyes fleayi isolate aMixFle1 chromosome 12, aMixFle1.hap1, whole genome shotgun sequence genome is shown below.
ACATTACCTGGCTCTAATACTACCAAGGCTGAATCTGCAGCAGAATCTTCTTCTTTCCAGTCCTCTCTTCTGAGatataaataacaaaatctaCACCtcaaatgcatatttatttaagttTCTTTTACTATACTTGAGCtattatatttttccatttacaataaaaggaaaaaaaaatatgataaattGATTAATTGATAATtgattatgtatatatgtgttatcCAGAAAACAACTTCAGATTTTCCTTAAGGTAAACACTTacctattattatttctttattaatgtTAAGTAACTAATTACTACAAATGTAAAGTCATGGTTTGCGTGCATATAACAACTTTCAGCATATGGAaaaagtattctttttttttggatGAGCAACAAATAGATTTTTATGGAGCTTTCTGCTCTATAAAAAACAATGTGATGTATTTGATATGTGGTCCATGATCATCTATGGGACTCTATGGGATGTGAAGTTGAGCGCAAATTAGGTTCTTGTTTACTTCTGCGCAagcgcacaaagcactagttccgAAAAAGAGTGGTTTGTGCTACGCTCAGATATAAAATTGTGTATTATATGCCGAGAACTTAACATGAGCCTCTAAATGTTCTAATAGCTAAAACACAGACTACTTGCAGCTGACAACATTAAGTCACATCTGTGGTGCAAATAGACCAGAACTAAATGTTTGCATAAAATAGATTGACAGGTGTTAAATACTACAGATATTAAGAAGGTATGGATTAATAAGAAATCTGGATTTGGgagtaaatgtttgcaaatatgtaAGACGGTCTTATAGTTACACGTGCCTAAGATGATACAGTTTGCAAGTCAATATTTTTCACATTCagaactagatttactaagctgcgggtttgaaaaagtgaggatgttgcctatagcaaccaatcagattctagctttcatttatttagtaccttctacaaaatgatagctaaaatctgattggttgctataggcaacatccccactttttcaaacccgcagcttagtaaatctagccctcagagtcATTTGCAAATATGTTCTGGATATATGCATAAGAATGTATGACAACTTTTATGTGCTTTAGACATGTTGATATATTTTCCACAAGGTTTTCATATGGTTGTTCTGTTAACAGGTGAGAAATAGGGTGAGCTGCTATTTAGAACACAGCGATGGAAACAAGCCCAGAAGAACCTATATATACTGTTGTAATGCAGTTTTCAGACTTTAGTCAGCAGATGAAAATCAGATTAATAGCACATAGATGTGAACAAGCCATCAATTTCAGTTTATACAAAATAACAGAGGAAGCCTTATCCTCAAAAACTCCTCCTCAATATTGTGcacaatatatcaatatatatatttatacctaatacaatagacatatatatatatatatatatatatatatatatatatatatatatatatatatatatatatatcatcatttttAGAGAAAGACTTATTAATGCAACAGTATATAAAAATCTTacattatggtgtagtatgcctaACTTTACTTTTCTTTGAAATACTTATTTTGGGTTGCTAAGAATACATTTCCCCAGCAAGAGTGACCATTATAGCAAGTCTAGTAAATCTCAACATTTCCTGCAGTAACACTATCTAATACTGATAAGTGTTGTGTAACACATATCATACATAACTGAGTATGTTACATAAGATGAAATAGGCACCCTAATATACAAACATCACTTTTTTCAATATGTAGATATTTTCTCTGCTCCCGCTTGactcataaaaatataaagattttTACAGTTCTCCTTATTAGCAGGTCCCAAGGTAATTCCCAGCAATATGTGTAATGCTTCTCCAGTATAATCTGTCATTTGTTACCTCAGTGCTCACACCAGTCTCATGACACTGCTTTACTCAttgtttagaaaaaatatatttgttagttTCACTAAAAAAATCTAATAAATTAGCCAATTAGCGTTATTGTACATCTGTCAATCGCGAATAAAAACATATTGTAACTTACAGTAATTTATTCATATTGCTTTCCAATAGTTTAGCTGTTACGAAATGGATTGAAAGCTGTTTCTGATGTTTGCTATGGAATATATGATGCATGATATGTGCTCAATTTTGTCATATAATTAGATAACATTATGTAAAACGTCACTAATcgtataatgtattttatatgaaagcACTAGAAGTAAAATTCCATATtcttaacaaacaaacaaaaaacttctgaaatataatgtattgtatatagtaAACCCTTCACATTTAATTAGATTACAAAAATGTGCAAACAATTatgaataattaatatttattctttAGATACTAATTTTGGAACCTGATCTTTTATTCCTAGGTATCTGTCAGCAAAATGGTGGAAACAAACAAAACTGTtgtaaaagattttattttattggctTTTGCTGATTTAAACCAGTTTCAGAATTTACTTTTCGTTGTTTTTCTGCTGACCTACATTACATGTGTCATGGGGAACGTTACTATAATTGTTCTTGTCAGAATAGAACCTTCTCTTCAtactacaatgtatttttttattagtgtgttcTCTATTTTAGAAATTATGTTTGTGTCTGTCACTGTCCCCAGACTTTTATCCAATCTAATTGCAGCTAATAATATTATATCTTTCAATGGATGTTTTACCCAAGTGTATATATTTGGCTCCTTAGGTGTAACTGAATGTTATCTTCTACTCGTAATGGTATTTGACCGACACCTGGCTATAAATAATCCCTTACACTACCCAGCTATAATGACACATGCTTTACGTATTGTGTTGGCTCTTTTACCATGGATCATGGgatttgctattattttaatccccaccatcatcacagCACGTTTAGAATTCTGTGGCCCTAATATGATCGACCACTTCCTCTGTGACTTTGCTCCTCTGCAGATCTTGGCATGTTCAGATCCCTTCATTAGCATTATATGTACAAGCACAAGTGCAATATTAATTGCTGTTTTTACTTTAATTATAATCATAGGATTCTATGTCAATATAATAATGACTGTTTCCAAGATCAAGAGTgaggagggaaaacagaaagccTTTTCCACATGTACATCTCATCTCATTGTAACCAGCCTATATTATGGTACAGCCATCATTGTGTATGTCAAACCTAAGGGAAGCCATTATGACAAGTATCTTGCTATTATGTACACAGCATTCACCCCTATGATTAACCCTTTTATTTATACCTTTAGAAACAGGGATGTGAAGAAAGTTTTCCGGAATTCAATAAACCGTCTTATAAAACAAGGGTCACTGCAAAACGACGTTTATAATAATTAGGCTTTATACCTTTCTTTATAGATAGTGTATTTTTTGCATAGACTAATTTGTCACATAAAAACTCTGTCTCTCTATTTATATATACTATGTATAATAAGATGACATCAGCCATgtttaaagaagaaaacaacatTTTACTGAATGTTAAACCTATCTCAGTGAACCTGTAGAacaggcctgaccaacctgtgaCTCTAGTGTTATGAAACTGCCAGCCCCTGCATGCTTTGATGGTAGGTAGACAGCCAATAAATGGCAGTTCATGCTGTgactgtagtttcacaacacctggagagccatagaTTGGTCAGGCCTGCTGTAGAATATTACTTttgaggctcatttagagttggatgcatttgcataAAAAAGTCAAAACAACAGGCGCAAAATATGAGGCAtacaatattgttattttaaGACGATACCCCTGGTAtaatattattatcaattataGCATGTATATGTCAGGCGTAATTACAGACAACCTTAAATCAAGAGCATGCCATGTGTAACTACGTCAATCTCTAAATAAGGTGCACAAATATGCAGTATAAACCGCATTTCTGATGCAACCTACTGATCAGTTTATCTCACACTTATAGTATTTTACTTGTATATGTATTCCTGCATACATTCCAATCCAATCTGTTGTATAATCATTTTATACTGTAATCTAATTGTGAACTGTAGAGCtacataaagctgggtacacactaatacaGTTGTACTTTAAATGCAAtttctttaacgattttaccactGGCTGAAAGTCTcgatgagcatgctgattcatgcatacaactacagatgttcactgacccccgtgttctggttttgcttttggatctggattaacttcgtgttttggttttggttttggatctgtattttttagaacattttttaaaatatgctaaaatcacatcattttgctctttttttgttcccacattattattaacctcaataacactaatttgaagtcatttgcactcaattttgactacctcacaggtcacaatattattttcatacacttttggacaaatactgcagtgacctggctgaatgctaagcgacagagcaatgactcaaacacacggcagttcctagcacatctagggaacattggcacacagtggcagaatagaaaagtggtgcaagatggaattgtcctggatcatgaaaccagttatgctTCATTTGATCTCTCCACCTATTTCTtagataactgaggtaattctacagctaatacatggcaaggaGTGCTGACCCTccagggatgcgtgcttttatcagacccagaccaatgcAGGGTACCAGACAAtgtactaaaaagagccattgtaattcccagcaaaaagcaagtacatcactgagcttcgaatcagccccaattcccacaaaattataatatagttaggtacctttgatgtaaagtgcagattacaaacacttgatgaaacaacagcaaagtgaaaggtaatacatgtacacatctatttagacatccgtgcttacattacttctgcaagcaacgctgttcttttgttaataaaactgttgtctttatgttcaaaaaaattaaaaataatcctccaccattctttgaatgttgatagttacaggtcttttttgtttcttgaccaaggtgaaaggtgtttttttttacatttttgcttccctaacttaaaaacactatgcagtttaaaataggctttagcagatgacgtcatgactggtgccagcagtttcttggtgctcctggtcttctgtgtactgctgtaaatccattttgataacacagtacaatgtgactgcagattaagaacaacactgccagccctattatttctatttcagcaatgacaattagcaatggagcaatggagctctcctctttgtgtgtaacctatataacaccgtacaatgagactgcagatttataccaagcctgccagccctagtatttgtatttcagcaatgacaattagcaatgaagctcttcactttgtgtgttacctatataacacagtacaatgtgactgcagatttacaccaaacctgccagccctagtatttgtatttcagcaatgataataagcaatggatcaatggagatcttctctttgtgtattacctatataacacagtaaaatgtgactgcagatttacaccaagcctgccagccctagtatttgtatttcagcaatgataataagcaatggatcaatggagatcttctctttgtgtattacctatataacacagtaaaatgtgactgcagatttacaccaagcctgccagccctagtatttgtatttcagcaatgacaattagcaatggagcaatggagctctcctcattgtttgtaacctatataacaccgtacactttgactgcaaattcagaagaacaagtctgccagccctagtatttgtatttcagcaatgacaattagcaatggagtaatggagctctcctctttgtgttttacctatataacaccatacaatgtgactgcagatttacaccaagactgccagcactagtatttggatttcagcaacgacaattagcaatggagcaatggagctctactgaaTGTCAATGAAGACCAGTTATTTTCTTGTGTTTGTATCTTTACTTGtgtcaaataatattttatattcttcCTCCTTTCAATTAAATTAAACTCCACTTGTATCACAAAAATTGAATAAAGAAACCACACAGGACCTCGTTAATCTTCGAACGCAATGTGCACACAACTTGCgtttaagaaaaaaatgtaaagaaaaaaaaattgaggaaACTTGtacacacatccatattcaaatacaagtggatccaaaaaaatgtttccatttgaataaatACGTTCTGGCTGTATATttcttgccatatgcagacagacagaataaACCGGTGGTTGTCATATTTTTCGTGTATATTGATCCAAGGCTTACCTGTGTATTCTTCTATTATATACCTATTTATTAACATACAAATTGTTTTTGGttcatttttaaagatttttcttTTCACCAGATCTATAATGATTCTGGTTAGGCCTCTTGtaggggtaagtatgttttaactGTTTAATGTACACGCAAACTACAAAGGTTGCAAGGCATGAGGTCATTTGCACCCttcatccatctttctcacatatcgCCACTTATGTACATGGAGGAGGTCCTGAAAGAGTAGGACAACAGGTGTCAacccctccaaaaccagcaactggcCCAcctgtcagcagtccagggagcgcatcttcaggctGCGTGTCAGTTGCTTTTGGATTTCATATGCTGAGGTGGTCTGTCACTGTCGACTCCTACCTCATGTTATCATGGACACCCTCTGCATTGTACAGAGTGATCTAGATCCAATGCACAACATCCCGACAGCAATTCCACTATTGATCAAACTGTTGGCAGTATTGCATTTTTGCACCAGTTCATTATTCCAGACAACAGTGGGAGTCATGGCAGGGAAGGCCATAGCtgaccatagctggctttccgcatgTCAAAGGGACAGTAGATGGGACACATATAGCCCTGGTCCCATTGGGTGgaaatgcttcttttttttttaattggcagCATTTTAATCCGATAAATGTTCAAGCTATGTGTGACTCGTTTCTCTAGAATTGTGAAATTATTGCTGTATGGGAGGGGAATACTCATGACTCCTTCATCTTCAGACAATCAGGCACGTGGCGCAGATTACAACTGAGGTAAGGGGAAACAAGGCCACATTGTGACGCTTGGCTGTTAGGTACGTTTTTTTATGCATTAGGTATCATTAACCTTTTGTGGCCATTCAGACTTTCCTATACACTGTAGTCAGAAATTGTAATTCACCTTCTATTGCAAAATCTAGTGGTTTCTTTGAAAGTTGCAGAAATAAAATCAGCTTTTCATGCTACACTACTAACAAATCTACATGATCTTGGAAACGCCCAAACCAAAATagaaatatgtacattttaaagtTAGTTACCTCTCCAATGTCACATAGTTAAGCCAAGGTGCAAATGAATAAATGTATGATGCCTTGCTTGCCGTAAATAATTAGATGCAAATGTCTGATTTTTGGCAATAATAGTCCCACCATATCATGTTAGCATATTACATAAGTATATTTGGTATGTTTTGTAAGTCATGACTAAATTTTATCTCTTTGTCATTTTGTCACGCTTCAATTGAGTAACACATACCATTTCTGCCCTTGACTTCTtactcctatattgaacccacacacagagcacacAATAGCGTATAACTCAGTGCATTTGGCCACCAGGTCGGTTGTGGAAAAGGCATTTGGCCTATTAAAGGCAAGGTTTCGATGCCTGGACTCGTCTGGTCGAGGCATCAAAACCTTGTTTTCATCCCAGTTAGCTGTGTAACAAAGGTGAAATACTACCTTCAATTTTGGGGcacaaaataaacatcactgtatCAACCAGCATATACGATGGGTGGACTATTAACTATGCATCATTTGGATCTTTATATATGATTTTCACAGCAAATAATCATTTATCTTAAATACTATGGTTTGATTGTACACTAGGATGATTTTGTTGTATGAGAAGTGGCAAGGATTTGTTATGTGTATTACAAATTTACCAATAAGCCAGTTAATGTTGGGGGGAAGGAACTATTTTGCACaagcaaaaacataaaatttctGAGAAACAATCGATAATTCTTTACAATGTACCTCTGGGAGATACAGGTTCTAATAGGGGTGGTTTGCATCCATTTTCAATATGACCCACCTTATGCACCATCTGCTCATGTATGCAGCCCAATACCATGGTCTCCAGGAGACTGGGATCTAATTGTGCTGGAGGACCACCGGATTTCATCTGAACATGCTTGCGGTGATCTCTCAACTTCACTTTTAGCCAATCTTTAAAGTCTTGCCAGATATGTgaaatgagaaaagattgtaaTGTATCAAATTAGGAGTCCGTCGTGCCCATAAAGCATCAGTTTGCCACCATAACTGGCTTTCCGCATGTCTTAAAAGGAGTTGATGGGACACATTTAGCCCTGGTGTTGTCGGGTGGGAATGCTTCCATTTTTTTGAATAGGAAGCATTTCCACCcaataaatgtccaggctatatgtgactcATCTCTCTAGATTTGGGACCTGGTTGCTGTGTGGGAGGGGGGTACACATGACTCCGTGTAATCAGGTACATGGCACTGATTATAActgaggcaagggggtgcaaggtcACATGGTGACGCATGGCTGTTAAGTACTTTTTTTATGCATTAGGTATCATTAACTTTTTGTGGCCATTCAGACCTTCCGATACACTGCAGGCAAAAATGATAGCTCGCCCTCTGTTGCAAAATCTGAACACTCTGTAATATtgtacatgttacaatgcaagttttTTCCTGGTTGCAGAAATAATGACAGCTTTTCATGTTGCACAACAAATCTACATGATcttgcacataaataaaaaagcaaaaaatccaCACAAGGTTAGGACTGTCCTCATTCCTATAATGTTATTGATACTTAaggtgagggggtgctcttcccaTTAGTAAACAtggagaaaaaaaggagagaagaaTTGCATATAATAAGGCACTCCTATTTtaacaattatattaaaatacaatgtttaacaccTTTATTagtgatatttttaaaaaattattttgccccGAGAACATAATTAATCCTTGGTCcataaaagtgaaatattaaaaaatagaaggAATTATGTCAATAGAAAGAAAATAGTGTATTAAAAACATCAACCTCCAACTGGAGCCAGTGACTGGGATCCTTAACATTAAACAATTGTTGCAAAAATTGTTGCATTCATTGAcctatatttatattagagaaGCTCAacctcggttccccaagaactgaACACAACCGAACTTAgaagatccaagtaccgagccggctcgggaCTTTCAttcgccctcggaattgaaaatgaggcaaaacgtcaccgttctgtcgtcggatctcagatctcgcaagctttagattctataagtaccgccctacaCAATATttcagtgccatttcacagagggacacagaaggggtagcacagttcttggcagcctctagtgcagttgggcagcatcataggtagaatagaaagaggagaggtagcagtattcttcaaagtctgcagtgacattcaggagagctctattgctccattgctcattgctgaaatagaaataataggtctggcaggcttggtcttctaaatctgcagtcacattgtactgtgttatatagataacacacaaagaggagagacacattgctccattgctcattgtcattgctgaaatagaaataattggtctggtcttctaaatctgcagtctttgtatgAAAgtgtaatgaaaataatatttgtgagctgtgaggttgtcaaatttgattgcaaatgacttgaaattattgttattgaggttaataataatttaggaggaaaataaagcaaaaatatgtgattttagccccccccccccaaaaaaataataatgagacttttagaaaaaaaattgggatccaaaaccaaaacaagcaagggcggttaagccaaaaccaaaactaaatcacaaagctaatccagatccaaaaccaacaccagaacacagaggtcagtgaacatctctaatttatatccTTTTATTGCCACTTAAATGTCTTTTAATGAGATCAATAAATGTTTTACTATACAGTAGTAGTATTGTGTGAATTAATTTGTACAATTATGTATGTACATCAGTgttaatttttattacattaatcatGTCTTTGCATACTCTAGGTATTCTTACACACTTGTGAACACCAATAATTGACTATCACTAGTTACTCCTGATGACATATAGGACTCCCTAATAATCCACTCCTTAATAATCCACTCCCCAGTACAAATCAAATCATACTCCACTTTCGGTATCATTCATTTTGCATCATAATAAATATCAATGCAATGATCTCTCAAGAAATATCGTTGAGATATAGTTCTCCAAATAAATGTATAGCTCTTATTAACTGAACCAGTCTCCAATTGCATAAACACCAGTCCCCTATCACTGGTTTCACCAAAGAGAGTGCCCATATAGCGGTCAATATCTCTACCTATTAAATATTTATGGTGCAAAAATGGCTGTTGATATACTTCAACTCTGAGAAAACCCTATAACAGACCCAAACGCTATAATGTCAATCATTTTTAAAATTTCTATAGTGTTTGCTGGGGAGTGCTAGCGGCTCTGCCGTTTACTGGACCCATCTGCAATGAGGTGGATTAGATATTAATATAAGATAGATTTACTGCATGCATAAGTATGAATATGACATAAATATAGTAATCATAATAAGG
Proteins encoded:
- the LOC142108321 gene encoding olfactory receptor 6N1-like, producing MGNVTIIVLVRIEPSLHTTMYFFISVFSILEIMFVSVTVPRLLSNLIAANNIISFNGCFTQVYIFGSLGVTECYLLLVMVFDRHLAINNPLHYPAIMTHALRIVLALLPWIMGFAIILIPTIITARLEFCGPNMIDHFLCDFAPLQILACSDPFISIICTSTSAILIAVFTLIIIIGFYVNIIMTVSKIKSEEGKQKAFSTCTSHLIVTSLYYGTAIIVYVKPKGSHYDKYLAIMYTAFTPMINPFIYTFRNRDVKKVFRNSINRLIKQGSLQNDVYNN